The stretch of DNA ttcaaaattcttttccaTGGTGTCAATCTTTTCTTCAAGAgataaaatttgtttcttttgtgttGACACCGTTTTATATAGAATTTTACATTCATTAAGTAATTCATTAATAGCACCTTGATAATCATTATTATAAGAAGAAGATTTACTACTAACCTCTTCACTTTCATCATCAGAATGATGTGATGCCATTAGTGCAAGATTTGCATATTCTTCGCTCtctgattcagatgatgaactTATGTCATTATCATCCCATGCAATATAGGCTCTTTTGGGCTTTGACTCATTTCTTCTTTTGAAAGTACTTTTCTTTGCAAGATTTGGACAATCCGTCTTTATGTGTCCTTGTTGCCCACATTCATAACAAATGATATTTTGTGTGGATGTAGATGCTTCCTTCTTGTcaaaaaatttcttctttttcacaAAGTTAGAATTACCATTATTAATAAGAAATTTACCTACCCGTTTTACAAGATGCATGAAGTCCTTGTCTTCCTCCGGATTATCTTTTCCATCTTCCTTGGAATCAACCTTTAATGCAATCCCTTTAGATTGTTTTTCTTGATTCTCATGCTTTTCAAGTCTTCTAAGTTCTGTCTCATATTCTTGAAGTTTTCCGAACAGCGTTGCGGAAGTCATTGTGGATAGACTTTTCTTCTCGGATATTGCCGTCACTTTTGGTTGCCATTCCCTGGTTAAAGATCTAAGCACTTTAAGATTAAGTTCATCGTTAGTAAGAGTCTTACCAAGTGCTTTTAAATGATTTGTCAAATGCACGAATCTTTTTTGCAAGTTGAGGATTGATTCTCCAGGCTGCATTGTGAATAATTCGTATTCTTGACTCAAGGTGTTCAATCTAGATCTTTTAACTTCAACGGTTCCTTCATGAGTTTCCACCAATGTATCCCATATTTCCTTTGCTGTTTCACATGTTGAAATACGGAAAAATTCATCCATGTTAAGTGCACTTTGAAGTATATTGATTGCCTTTTTGTCGttgagtacttttttcttaTCATCCTCATCCCATGAACTTTGGATTTTGGGTGTGCCTACACCATTTACAACAATCATAGGAACAAATGGTCCTTCAACAACGACTTTCCATATACCATCTCCTTGTGCTTCTAAATGTGCCTTC from Trifolium pratense cultivar HEN17-A07 linkage group LG5, ARS_RC_1.1, whole genome shotgun sequence encodes:
- the LOC123886465 gene encoding uncharacterized protein LOC123886465, with amino-acid sequence MASTNSQPVFRDGGNSNKPPLFSGEYFDFWKIRMKAHLEAQGDGIWKVVVEGPFVPMIVVNGVGTPKIQSSWDEDDKKKVLNDKKAINILQSALNMDEFFRISTCETAKEIWDTLVETHEGTVEVKRSRLNTLSQEYELFTMQPGESILNLQKRFVHLTNHLKALGKTLTNDELNLKVLRSLTREWQPKVTAISEKKSLSTMTSATLFGKLQEYETELRRLEKHENQEKQSKGIALKVDSKEDGKDNPEEDKDFMHLVKRVGKFLINNGNSNFVKKKKFFDKKEASTSTQNIICYECGQQGHIKTDCPNLAKKSTFKRRNESKPKRAYIAWDDNDISSSSESESEEYANLALMASHHSDDESEEVSSKSSSYNNDYQGAINELLNECKILYKTVSTQKKQILSLEEKIDTMEKNFENEKQIYIEREKQNFTCKECDSLSFQIVQLKRVLERYEKGQVGLDNILSQQRFSNDKSGLGYSNFDKPSTSKTIFVKAIDQSTKEKVNKAPKVHHYPKKRFSKKKSYIPRYRSNFVPTCFYCGISGHTPNACYVRNIGVPNGEYIWIKKGTNPRGPKEKWVPRKYY